The nucleotide sequence ATAGGGTAGAAAATTTTCGATTAAATCGGCTAACAGTTTTGGTACCCCTTGTCGAATACGACTGGGCGGTGCTTTGGGGCTCATCCAACGTATTTTACgctaaaaaaatctttttattatttggtATGTTTTTTGATAAAGTATTTAGATATACCTCAAGAATAGTTGAGGATGTACTAGGTCCACTAATAATGAGAAGAATGTGCGGTCTTCTTCCGTAGCTAAGATCATAATATAAGTCTACTAATGGGCTTGGACCAAGATCATATATTTTAGCTATCAAAGGTGCTATGCTCGACGGTCCCACTGAACCAACAGGTAGATATCCTCCTAAGGAATCGAATATCTTGTGCATAATAGTTGAGTTAGTTGTCTGCTGCAAGCAGCTTTCGAACAAATTGTGCAATATGTTAAAGCTACCGTTCATAATCTTGTTCTGGAAAAGATCTGTACAGAAAGAGATTTTTAAAGAATGAAGATAAAGGGTCTGAAAAACCTTACACAGCATTTGTGAATCGACGCTTTTCTGGGAGTTTCCCATCTCTATAagatttgtaatatttttattccgCGTGTTGCGCCAACAACTAAACTTCTTAAACTCTGTGCATGGGTCCTTGTTCCAATTTAGCCTGGCCTGAATGCTGGAAGCCACTGCCTCGCAAATGGGATCCGAGCATTCTGGAGGTGTTGAGACGGCGGGGGAACACCGATCTCCGTCCATATAACAATCTCTGGGCAGAGGTGAGGGAGCCGTGCTTATCAAGAACAAGATGGGCGATGCTACCAGCAGTGTGGTGACCAGTAAAGTTGCTGATGTGATGGCCATTTTGTGCACCGCTGCTGATGTTCGCAGCCAAATGCAGGGAGCACAGCATATCCATCCTATAATGCTGTTCTGcgattgaaatattttttaaatactattattattttaaactcATTTTAGGCCATAAAAATTGCTCATGcagttatagttataattatcATTAAAAAGTTGTGTAAAGTTATCTAGACTTAGGATTGTCTTACCTTATTATATCGGGTATTGAAATTTTCGATGTTTGCACTGTCAATCATTTCGATTTCATCGGATTTGCCAATTTGTTTGGAACCAACGGGCGTTTTGAAGGACAACTGTTTCTGGAGTAGGGAGGCGCTACTTCCGCCGGAGGGATTCGCGGTCGTAATAAGATTTCGACCATGACCGTTGTTGCCCAAGCCGGCAACGCCATTCTTTCGGAAAACATTACGTGCACTGGAATCAGCTGTCATTGTTTGGATTTGTTTCTGAAAATTTTATTACTTTCTTTGGACTCGTTCAAAGGCATAAGTATTCACTTATTTGCATATATTTGTACTGCGGGTGTTTGTGGATTGGTGATAAGCACTGCCAAAAAGTtcgaaaaatatatttatttattgacgCGGAATTAATCAATACCAATTGTTTGCTCACCGAACATTTGTCTCCAGGATCTATTTACACGGATGAGCTGTATACTCGATTAAACGACGAATGCGTCATGGTACTTCTTATAATCAAGggattaaatatattatttgcCCTAGCAATAATTTAACAATAAATTCACTTTTCTGCCAAAAAAGGAAATGGAACGAAATGACCAGGCAGAAAGTTATTCTCTAAAAAGCTCCAGCAAAAGCTTTAGCATGTTGGGTTCCTGTAAAAGCTTTTCCATATTTGTGAgtccattttatttttagtagGCACCATAtgaggaaaaaataaaaaaaattcaatgCTCCATACTATAACACAACACAAACCAAATTCTTACCACAATACCTATAAAACGTTGCCACATGTAATTGTTGTATAAACTTTATTGTGATGGTCAATCCTTATTGTAtataaattttacaaaataaattatctTTCCTGGCAGGCTAACTTTAGTTCTTACAATATCATCTTCACAACTCTTAAGGatagtcaaaaataaaatcaaattagAATTATCAATTATACAGCATCCTTTTCATCGCCACCTGTTGGCAGTTTTCTGCATCTCATCTAAATCAACTGCCAAGCCccacaataaaaataaatcctCAAAACAAAATGCAGTTATAGGTTTAGTTTTGTGCATTTCACATTTATTTTCGAAGTATCGATTTCATATATCTTTGGCGTTGAaagtatattttatttttaaagctatGAGTTGTGTGGGCAGAAAAATTTGaccttttttaaatatataaaagcTATCTCGTTTTTAATAAAGCGTTTCAAAAATTACATTTGAGTAATCGTTGTTTAtcgataaatatttatttgcttaagCCTCTGCCTTAATGCGAAAATTTgaatacaaaaataattagACTTACTACAGTAGGATGACTGGACAAAAGCTTGACAAATTAGCTATTTAGTTTAAGATCTCCCAGCGATTTCCGACTTCATAGAAATATCTTCTCCTTGTCGTAGCTCTTGAAATAACCATCGTACTTGCTGAGTTCCCTGGCCATGCCGGAGGGGTTCACCATGGAGGGGAGGGCTCTCAGGAACCCGTGCAGGCCCGACGGAATCGGGGGCGTAGGTGGCACTGACAGTCCACATCGGTTGTAGAGGAAGGGCATGATCCCGGTTACATTGGTGTGAAGTGTCAGCACTGCCTCCAAATCTGACTCTTGGGCGTGCATTAGAAACTGATTGTAGGCACTGGATGGTATCATCCCAAAGTGATCGAACGAGTCCACATAGGCCTCCGTGTCCCTTTTGTAATTCTCCAGGAAGTCGCCCAGTAGCTTCGCCACCATTGCCGACCGGGCCTTGCTGGCCACCTTAATGGTTTGCATGTTCCGGAAAATTACGGGCGGTTTTACAGACCCAccaaatttgtttaaaaactTGAGAATTATTTTCTCATGATTGTCCTTCGGATCTTCGGTTAGGCGCCGTAGAACCGATTCCAAATAAATACTAAAAGTTTGTCGGGCTTGAAACGGAGTCAATTCTGATCCATTGGAAATTTTCTTAAGCATCACCTTCCGCAACCTCCTGCCCTCCTCCTCGCACTTCTCCACCGTGGGCTTCTTGACAAACGGAATTTCCGAATCAGTCTCCAAGGCTCTTTCGTATTGCCAAATACGCTCAGCTTCCGAATTATCGTCAAGCTTCTGCCGGCCATCCTTGCAGTATAAATTTTGGTGAAGCATCTGGTTGTAGTTGTGCTGCACAATCGGCGTTTGGAATGTCTGACTCTGTACAGTCGGCGTGGAAATTGGAATGCCATTAGCAGAATCGAGGAAGTTACCATACCGCTGCATTGAGTCATCCGTAGGAAAGATGCGTACGAATCCACCACGACGAGAATACTGTAGGCGTGCATTGCGCAATATGCGCTGCTCTTCGCCggttaaattaatattaatgggGGCACCCTTTTTCTTCGTTTTTTTAGTCTTTTGTGAGACGCTGGGCAGGGTTGCCTGCCTTTGGCAGCTTGAACTGCGGAATCGTGACCATTTTTGGTCATAGTGAGATCTCATTTCTGGACTATAGGCTGGGATACCCACGCACGTCAACAGGTCAGCCATCAGGCATGACTTAACCTTCGTATCCAAAGGACTATCCACACCCATTGACGGCGATAGATTGACTTCCAGCAGCCATGGCTTCAGTGCATTGTCGATTAATATATCGAATCCATACAGTTCAAAGCAGTTGTTTCCGTTGGGAACGAACATTCTGCAGGCCGAAATAATGGATTGAGCACAGGCTAGCACAGCCTTAATAATTAAATCTTCTATATTCAGCATTAGTTGCCGTGTATCACAACTCTGGAGTTTCAGGTGCCTTAAAAGAGCGGACAACGTCCACTTATGGCCTACATCCTCATCCTGAGCATCGGAGCTCCTTATGTAATCAGAATGGTACTTATTAATGCTGTAATTGCAGAGGTGCATGCATGGGTTCCACAGGTTATCCGCATGTCTATCGTATTTGACTGTGGCCAACCTCACGATGCCCTCTTCGAATAGATAAATAATAAGGGGATCGAAGGACGTCACTAGGACGTATACCCTCAAATCACATTTGTGACCATCAATGCACAGCGGATCCACTATGTACTTTGAGACTACGGCCTGCTCATCTTGGGGTATTTGATCTGGCTAAAATAAAGACATTTAACTAATATTATTAATGATAttacaaattgtttttaaaattaccGAATTCACAATAAATATTCCTCTTCCCCGGCTGGATGCCGCAGGCTTTACTATCCATGGTCCGCGATGCTTGTTATGGGCTATACTTAAATCTCGGGATTCTATTGGCAGGACAAATGTTTGTGGCACAATATCGAAATGTTTCATTCCCCGAAGATGTTGCATGCGTTCAATGTTCTTATATAGTCTGTCCTTGCGGGTCATCTCATAGGATCTATGGtacaaaaatcaatttaacattttaataacCACGTATATGGATTATAGTTACCTTGGGAAATGATTAACTCTCTGATACGGCGCCAAATTTCTCACAATATCTAATTTCATATGAACACCAGTCcaaagtaaattaaaattattactTTCACCCTGAATTTCAGTAAGGCCGTGGACATTGAATAGCTTTCTTAGCAACTTGGTTTCCGTTTGATGGAATTTATAGGTAATTTTGAGTTTAAAGGCAGGCATGTTAACACCATATTCGTCGTCGTCTTCGCTTGTCACCTCCGGATCTTCTTCGCTTACTTCAGTATTTGAAATTGATTTGGCAGGTGCTGTAGACTCGTATCCACTTTCCTTCGATAAGTCTGCAgctaatttaatattaatggtATTCTGACTGGTCTTAAGTACACGCGATGTGCATTCTCTACTATGTGCCGGCTCTTCACCTTCACTAGAAATGGACGTATCACTCGATGAATATCGGTTAAGTATCTTCTTAAAAGGGCTAGAAAAAGTTAATTTATCCGATTTATCACATTGTTGCGGggttttcaataaataaatcttttgCTGCGTCGAACCGCTTAGAGCTTCCTTGCTACTTGTTTCTGAAGAAGTGGGTTCTTTTTGCTCCGATTTCTTTTGGCATGGAACGGGTTCTTCTACATTATC is from Drosophila suzukii chromosome 3, CBGP_Dsuzu_IsoJpt1.0, whole genome shotgun sequence and encodes:
- the TTLL5 gene encoding tubulin polyglutamylase TTLL5, which gives rise to MPSSLCDALTNSSINFDYQKEDDWITSGKLGSREAVLVFRTNILNPKIRKTLSEKSSAQALSETKDNVEEPVPCQKKSEQKEPTSSETSSKEALSGSTQQKIYLLKTPQQCDKSDKLTFSSPFKKILNRYSSSDTSISSEGEEPAHSRECTSRVLKTSQNTINIKLAADLSKESGYESTAPAKSISNTEVSEEDPEVTSEDDDEYGVNMPAFKLKITYKFHQTETKLLRKLFNVHGLTEIQGESNNFNLLWTGVHMKLDIVRNLAPYQRVNHFPRSYEMTRKDRLYKNIERMQHLRGMKHFDIVPQTFVLPIESRDLSIAHNKHRGPWIVKPAASSRGRGIFIVNSPDQIPQDEQAVVSKYIVDPLCIDGHKCDLRVYVLVTSFDPLIIYLFEEGIVRLATVKYDRHADNLWNPCMHLCNYSINKYHSDYIRSSDAQDEDVGHKWTLSALLRHLKLQSCDTRQLMLNIEDLIIKAVLACAQSIISACRMFVPNGNNCFELYGFDILIDNALKPWLLEVNLSPSMGVDSPLDTKVKSCLMADLLTCVGIPAYSPEMRSHYDQKWSRFRSSSCQRQATLPSVSQKTKKTKKKGAPININLTGEEQRILRNARLQYSRRGGFVRIFPTDDSMQRYGNFLDSANGIPISTPTVQSQTFQTPIVQHNYNQMLHQNLYCKDGRQKLDDNSEAERIWQYERALETDSEIPFVKKPTVEKCEEEGRRLRKVMLKKISNGSELTPFQARQTFSIYLESVLRRLTEDPKDNHEKIILKFLNKFGGSVKPPVIFRNMQTIKVASKARSAMVAKLLGDFLENYKRDTEAYVDSFDHFGMIPSSAYNQFLMHAQESDLEAVLTLHTNVTGIMPFLYNRCGLSVPPTPPIPSGLHGFLRALPSMVNPSGMARELSKYDGYFKSYDKEKIFL